GTGGCTGTATTATGTATTATGTATTTAGTAAGAGAGGTGTATTCCTAGGAATACACCTCTCTTACTTTTTATAGAATGAGTTAAAAAATTAATTAATAGTAATAGTTGAAATGAAAGGAAATATGTTGTTTCTTTTCAATTTTTTTTCTTTTTTCAAAAGAAAGTATCCCATCTATATCAAGAGTTAATGTTGGTGAGAGTTGTACTTCATATGATAAGCCACCTTCTGCCTTTGTATATTTTTTCTTATAACTAGGAGCCGAAATAGTATATTTAAATAGAGGCGTTATCATTGAGTTTGAACTCAAACTATTTGTTTGTTTTAAACCAGAGCTTCCAACTATCCATGTTTGTAGTTGAGAATATTCTGTCAATTCCCATTTAGTTTTCAGACCAATACTTTTTTCTAAAAGGTTTTCCCTATTCTCACTAATTTTACAAACAACAGGAGATTGTTCTTCAGTGTATGGACTCCATCTAACATTGGAGACAAGGCATCCAATATATGGTGTAAGTATTAAAGTTTTTATTGCAGGTATGTTATAGCCAAGATGGATTAATCCACCAGTTAAGGTTATGTCAGGGCTGCCTTTTGTAACAATATGCTTCTCTCCATGGGTAACCCGACGAGAATTTGTAACTTTCCCCCAACTATAGAAACCTATCATAGTACCTGTAATCCCTTTTTTTTCAGGGTTTAAAGTAAAAATAGCAGCTAAACCATCAGTTGTTGATTTAGACTTCACAGAACCATTACTAGAATTAAGTTGTGTTCCTGAATATTCTTTGTATTCTTTTTTGTTAAAGTTATAAGCTAAGCCAATATTAGTTGTAGGAGAGAAGTTAAGCATAATACCTGCTTGTGCTGAACGGAGTTTGTTTTCTAAGTTAGTGGTATACTTATTTATAGAAGTAAATACAGTGTAAGATTTAGTAGGCTGTAGTGCCTCTATAATATTAGTATTTTCAATAGTAGATTTATTGAGGGAGCCAGAAGTTTTTCTATTATTTAAGCAAAGTTGTAATTTTTTATGTGTAGTAGTGGAGAGATGTTTACTAGAGAAGTGGGCCTTTAGAGCAAGAGACTTTAAGGTTTCTGAGATAAACTCAGAGGTGTCAGATAGAGCAAATTGTAAACTTTGTAAAGAACTAAATTGTCCTTCAGGTAAGAGTTCTGCGATTAAGGAGTTAGTGGAGGGATGTTTTTTTGTAAGCAGTTGTGTTTGCCTAGTTTGTTGTCTTCTAGCTCTTCTTCCATTCCCTGGGAGTGGAGTAGGCTGTGCAGGAGTTTGTGCAACAATTGGATGTTGAGGAGTATTTTGTCCTAATGGGCTTGTCCCTGTATTATTTGTACATTGAGGTTGTTGTTGTTGTTGAGCTTGAGATTGTTCACTTTCTCTTACAGCTACTTGGATTTCTTCATTTTCACCAACATTTTTTTGGGGGTCTTCGTTATCTTCTTCCCCTTCTCCTAGGGGGCTATTATAGATATCAAGAGTTTCTAATGTTTCAGTTGTAATACTAGTAACATCTCCTATAATATTAGGAAGATAGGTATGTGGTTTTTTAGGTCTAGGACTCTCCAGATCTAAATTATTACCACAGAAAACTCCTGGGATATACATTGGTCCAGAATCTTCTTTAGTATTATCATCATCTGAGAATTCATCTGGTGGACTTAATGGACAGTTTTTTAATGCTTCTTTTTTGTCTTTATGGTCTTGATTGATAAAGCCAGAAGGTGGTTGTATAGGTGTGGTGTCAGATGTACTAGTTGTTCTTCCTTCAGAAAGCAGAGAATCTCCAACAAGTGTACCGAGTCCAGGTTTCTTTTTTTTCTTTGGTTTTTTCTTTGGAGTATCTGGAATTTTTAGTTCTTCAAATTCAGGTCTATTTAGGGTTGGATAGGGAATGGTAGAATCTTCATTACTAGTAGAAGTTTTTTCTTCTTCACAACAAGTTGGGATGGAACTTGAGGGGTTTTTAGGTGTATGTTTCAGATGCTTTTTCTTTTCTTTTTTTTTCCTTGGGATATCTGGAGTGCATTCATTTTCTATAGCCTCTTTTGTTTTAAGAGGCATAGCATTAGATTGCTGAGAGGTTGATTCTATAGATGGCGAGGGACTATTTGCATGTATAGAAAGTAGTGATTGGTTGCTAGATAGCGTTGAAGTCTGTGTTTGTTTCTTTTTCTGTTTATGATGAGAGCTAGAAGAAGGTTGTTGTTTGTCCCCTGTAGCAACAAGAGTTTTAGCTTCTAATGGCATTTGTACTGTTGTTTGTTCAGAGCTTATAGAGGTTGTAGTTATAACTTCTTCTGATGGAATGTTTGCTGAAAATGTATGTGTTTTAACAGGACTTGTTTTTTTCTCTTTTTTCTTTTTTTTAGTGCTATTAGAGCTAGAAGAAGATTGTTGCTCAGATGAATGTGGTGGTTCGATATCTGTCTCTAAAAGTGAAGAAGACTTGTCTAATGTAGCTATTAGATTCTTTTTTTTTGTTTTTTCCTTTGTATTTGTGGTTTGAATTCCTTGTTGGTTTATTCTAACTGTTGTTTTAGATGTTTCACTTCTTCTATCATCTTTTTTTTCTAATATGATAAATTGTATATTGTTGCCATCTTCACTTTTGGGGGAGGGAGGAATTTTTTCTTTCAGAAGTTGAGTTATTGCTTTTACCTCTTGTAATCTATATGCAAGTCCACTGGTTGGTGGTAATTGAGACAGTTTTTCTTCTGAGAAATTTTTAGTAGCCATTAGTACATCTGTTTGCAGAGTAACTAGGTATTGATATTTTTGTTGTAATGTTGGATCAACTTGTTTTCCTTCTTTAATTTGTTGTCTTATTTGGTCTTCCAGCGTGCGTCTTTTGCTTTCTACAGGTTCAAAAATATTTTTTAATGTAGTTAAATCAAGTTGACTTAGTTGATCAACAGGTAAGCTTAGTAGATCAAAATTTATTTGTTCGGGTGTAGAGGTAGAGCAGGATATATTTTTCTTTAGCATTTCTAATAAGTCTTGAACGTTTTCATGTCTTTTCATTACTTGTTTGATTTGTTGTTGTTCTTCTTCTTCTTCTTTTTCTTTAATAAACTTTGCAAGTTCTACTTGTTGTTCAAGCATGCTACGATATTTTTCTGTTAATTCTTTATCAGCCTGCCCTTCTCTATGTAAATCTTTAATGGTTTGTAGTAGTATATGTAGGGTACTTTGTCCTTCCTCATAGATTGCTTTAATTTTTTGTAATCCAAGATTTTCTAGTAATTGCAGATTAAGAGAGAATACAGATCTTTTAGAAGCTGTCACTAGAGTTTGGGGTTTATCTAAGGGAGCTTTGTTTTTCCCCTGTTTAGTTGATGGAATTTTAGGTCGTACAACAGGTTCTTCTAGGTTTGAAGTTGTTATTATAGAGCTTGAAGCTGATTGAGTAGACTGTGGTATACTACTAGTTTCTATAGAGCTTGAGGTTCTAGTGGTAAGCGTTTCAGTTGATGACACTGGAGCGTATTTTCTCTTAGAGCCTAATGGTGAAGTTAACTGTGCAGCCGTTTGTAATTTATTACTGCTTTCTGCACCTGATAGTCCTAGTTGTGCCAGTTGTCTAATTGTTATCGGTTGTTGAACTAGTGTTTTTAATAATTCAAGCTCACTTTGATTTACCTGAGTATAGCTACCAAATATTAATGGTTCTCTGAGTTGTGGATGTATTATAGTGCAGTTAATAATAATTGATTTTTGACTTGGATTTTTAGTTTTTTGACTTTCTTTTATAGCTGTAACGTTAATATCAAGCTCTGTCTGTTCATCATCAAGGTAGCAGTGAAGTTTTTTTGGTACTAATCCCTTGAGAAAGTTTGAAATATTTGGAGTAGAAGCCTCCTTATCATTCATATCACTATTTTTATCCATAGCAAAAGTTATAGTTACTTTAATACACACTATAGAAAAAAGTAGTATCAGAATACATGGTATACTTTTTATATTAATTTTTGTTAAATATTTAGAGTTATTATTTATATTATTAATATATTTTACTAATCTATATCTATTTAAAAATTTTATTATATATAATAGTTTAATATAATTTATTAGACTTAGTACACATGTATTATTCATTATAAAATTCCTGTAAATATAAATAGTAGAAGGTTGTTTGTTTTATATAAAAACAATAATTTTTCTCTTAATAGAGAATATTTTATTATAAAACTTCATTTTAGAATGAAGTTTTATAATATTTAACTATATAATAAAAAATTATATAACTAAATATTCATAAGTTACAGTAATTATGCAAAGCTATTGCAATAGTATTTGTAAATAGTATGACTATATAATAGTCAAAAAAGCAGTATAATATTTAGCCAAGATTTTTAACTACGGTGATATATAAGGGGAAAATATAAAAAGTCAAGGTAAGAAAAGAAGATTAGACGTAGGTTGAATATAGCTATTTGTGAATATTACATTTTTATAAATAAAATTTTTATAGAATTTTTAACAGCCAGTAGTTGTAACTTATTTCTAATCTTATTCTTATTATATTTTTTTAATAAAAGAGATTAAGTTATAAATTTTTATGTTTATAGCGTTTTTTATGTATGAAGTAACGTTTTACATTAAACTAAGTAGTAAATATGAAGTTTTTGTGTATTTTATTACTAGCTGTAATAGTCTTTCTATATAAGACTTGCAGTTTTTTACAGGTTGTGAAAAGAAGCCTAGTAACTTATATATTAGTTATAATATATAAAGTGAGAAGTTTTTACTTAGCATTAATTATGGTAGTAGTGCATTATACCAGAAGTAATACAATAAAAGATAGACAATCTAAGAGATTTCTGTTTGTATAGGCAGCTTTTTTAGTCCTAAGAAAGATAAAAAATATAAGTAACTACTAGTAAAAAAATTGTGGTATTATATTCTTGTTGTTAAAGGTGTTATATCCAATACTAAAGTATATTGTTGTAAAGGTAATATAAGTTTTGTGAGCTATAAAGTATGTAGTTTCTTTTAAAGAAATTGTATTTAATCTTGCTAAATGAGAGTAATCTCCTATTTGTTAGTTTCTTGTGCTGAGTATAATTATGTCTTCAAAATCATTACGATTAATTGTTGTAGGTCGGTTACGTATACCTTTTTGGAGAGCAGCTGCAGAACATTATTATAAACGTATTTCTTGTTGGAGAGCAATTTATGAAACTATCATTAAAGATGGAAACTCTTCATTATCTGTTTCTCAACGCAAAGCAATGGAAGGAAAAAATATACTTGCAGCCCTTGAACCTATAGATATACCTATTTGTTTAGATGAAAAAGGTAAATCTATCTCTTCACAAGAGTTTGCAAATTTTCTTAGAAATTATTTTGAAAATACAACAAAGCGACCATGTTTTATTATTGGTGGTGCCTTTGGTCTTGATAGTAGTGTATGTAACATTGCTAATGACTGTTTATCGTTAGGGAATATAACATTCCCACATGAACTAGCAAGAGTTATATTTCTTGAACAGGTTTATCGTGCAGAGACTTTATTACGTAATATACCTTATCATCATTAGTACTAGAGAATGTATAGGTATCTTTTTTGAATTGAAGAGGGGAATAAAATTGTTTGTTACTAATAATTAGTTTTAATATAGTATTGTTATGAAGATACATAGTAGTGCATGGATCATTATTGGAGCTTTAGGCCTATGGTTTGGTGTAGAAAATCCTATATGTTATATCCCAGGTCTTATTTTTTTCTATCCTTTATCTTTAATTATATTAGGACATAATGCACCAGGAAAAGTTGATGCATTAAGAGCTGGCTGGATTCTAGGATTACTAGGATCATCTTTAAGTCTTTATTGGCTAGCTGTTCCCATACATACTATAGGTGGTTTACCATGGTTGCTTGCTTGCCCTTGTGTTGTCCTTGTTGGTGGTTCTTTAGGATTTTTTTCTGGTTTGTTTTCATTCTTTGTTTTTTGTTTTCATCATATACAATTTTGGCAGAAAAGCTTAATGCTAGGATTGGTATGGTATTTAATTGAGTGGATAAAAAGTTGGTTTTTTACAGGGTTCCCTTGGCTTCCTTTTACAATGGGATTTGCACGATATCCTGTTATGTTACAATGTGCATCTATTATTGGTTCATATGCTTTGAGTGGACTATATGTAGCTATTCTTTGTTTAGTTTTCTATAGTATTCTCTATTCTCAGTCCAAAGATATTCATAAGTGTAGTATTAAGTGGCCCTTAATAAGGGCTCTATCTGTAGCCTGTATTCTTTTTATAAGTATTGTACTTTTTGGATACATAACTTTAAAGACAAATCCCATTGATATGAATATACAAGATGGAGTTACTATAGCTATTATACAGGGGAATGATGATCAGATTGTTAAATGGAATCCTCAAACAAAATATCGATCTGCTCAAAAATATGTTAGGGCTAGTGAGGAGTTGTTAAAAAATATTTTTCGACTTCATGAAGGTGGGAATACATATTATCCTGACGTTTTTTTGTGGCCTGAAACAGTCATTTTATTTGATTTTAAAGCTGAAGTTGAAAAAGGCATACATAATCCTTTAACATATTTTGTAAATAAATATCAGATTCCTGTTATTTTTGGAGCACCTGGAATAGAAACAGCAGGGAAAGACATAACTATTTTTAATAGATTATATTATTATAGTCCAGGTAACTATAGATTAGATTGCAGTGAATCAAATAAAATAAATAAATCTCTTCAGTGGTATGATAAAGAGCATTTAGTCCCATTTGGAGAATATACACCTCTTTTTTTCAATTTTCCTTTTTTAAGTCAACTATTGCAGGAGGTAGGTACATATACTCCAGGTGAAAAGGTGGCTCCACTTCTTTTTGAAATAAAAGAAACAGTAAAGAAAGGAAGTATAGCATGCTATAGAACTATTTCAATGGGTATACTTATTTGTTATGAGGTAATTTTCCCTGAGTTAGCAAGAAAGCGTGTAGCTGAGGGGGCACAAGTATTTATTACTGTAAGCAATGATTCATGGTTTGGCCATACTATTGCACCAGTTCAGCATTTACAAATTGCCCAGATGCGATCAATAGAGTTTGGACGGTGGATGGCTCGAGCTGCTGTAACAGGGATATCTGCTTTTATAGATCCTTATGGCCGTATTATAGATTCAACAAAAATTTTTATCCCTACATACCTTGTTGGAACTATAAGACCTATTATAGATAATACGGTCTTCTTTTGGATAGAGCCATGGCTTCCAACTTTTGCTATCTTAGTATTATGTATTATGTTGTGGAAAAATAACTTAATAACCCATTCTTGTGGACATAAAAGTAGAGGGTGTTCATGATTCAGTTTCCTGAGTTAAAGGCATGTATCCTATCTTTATCAGAGCAGTTTGAAATTTTTTGGAGGCGTCTTTGACCAACCATCTTATAAAAATCGTCTTTCTGAAATAGAGAAAATTCTTTCAGCACCAGATGCATGGAGTAACCCAGAAGCATTAACGCCTATACTTAAAGAGAAGAGTCAACTTGAAGCAGATAATCTTCGATTTGAAAAATTACATCTTTGTCATACAGAAATGATAGACTGGTTTGAGCTTGTTCAAGAATTTTTAACAACTAATGAGTCCAGTACTGAATTTTTAGAAGCATTAACTGCACTAGAATTACAGGTAAAAAAATTTCAAGATGCTATGGAAGAAGCAGAGATGTATCTTCTTCTTGGAGCAGAAGAAGATAAAATGGATGCTATATTAGAAATTCATCCTGGAGCTGGAGGTACAGAAGCTCAGGATTGGGCAGAAATGTTAGAGCGTATGTATTTACGCTGGGCAGATTTACATGGTTTTTCTAAAGAAGAGATGGATTACCTCCCTGGTGATGAGGCTGGTATTAAATCAGTAACATTGAGAATTTCTGGTGAGAATGCTTATGGGTTGCTTAAAGGAGAAAGAGGAATACATAGGCTTATTCGCATTTCTCCATTTGACTCGTCTGGAAGGCGTCATACGTCTTTTGCATCTGTTGACGTTATTCCTGACGCAGGTGAAGAAGTTGTTATAGATATAAAAGATTCTGATTTACGTATTGATGTTTTTCGCTCAAGTGGTCCTGGAGGACAGAGCGTAAATACAACAAGTTCTGCTGTTCGTATAACACATATCCCCACAGGAATTGTTGCTCAATGTCAAAATGAAAAGTCACAACACCATAATAAAGAGTCTGCAATGCGTATTCTTAGAGCTAGGCTTTATGAGCAAGAAATTAAATTACGTGATGCTGCAAAACAAGCTCAATATATGGGGAAAGAAGCAATTAGCTTTGGAAGCCAAATACGTACATATACAATGCAGCCTTATAGGCTAGTCAAAGATCATAGAACAAACTGTGAGTCTAGTGATGTTGAGGCTGTTTTAGGTGGACAGATTGATAAATTTATTAACTCTTATTTATTATCAACATATAGAAATAATAGCTTATAAGAAATATTAGTAGTTATGATAACTTTTATAAATGAATAGATAAGTATAATCTTTGAAATATGATGAACTAAATTTTAATAAATAATATGTTATTAAGATAGAAAGTGTTGAAGTATTTTTTAAAACTGTAAATAAGTGTAAATATTATTTATAGTTAGTTACATAACAAATGTATATTCATTCTATTTATAGAATAGTATTCTTTATTTAAAAGTAGATATACTAAAACTAAAAATAGTATATAGTTATTTTAAAAGTAGAATTAAATTATGTCATGATTTTTTGATAATATAATAGAAATAATAGAGTAAATTATGGTGATAATGTGATACAATAAATTCTTATGATAGATAATATGATAATTTGATATCTTGATTTATGGTGGAGTATAGATTATATTGCTGTTTCTCTTACACATGTAAAGATTCCTTATGGAGTTGCCATGAACAAAAGTGAACTTGTGAAGTCTTTATCTGAACAGGCAAATATTTCTTTAGATGAAGCTACATTGGTTGTTAATACGTTTGTAGATAGCATGAAAGAATCTCTTCTCAAAGGTGGTCGAGTTGAGGTTCGTGGATTTGGTAGTTTTAAAGTAAAAGAGTATGAAGGATATGCTGGCCGTAATCCTCGTACAGGCGAAAAGGTTGTTGTACAACCAAAACGTCTTCCATTTTTTCGTGCAGGTAAAGAGCTGAAGGAATATCTTAATAGCTAGATTTACCTCTTTGTTAGTAAATATAATTTTTCTTTATTATAGTATAATTCTTTTCTAGAGGGAGTAAAAATTTTTAATAAAGATATTTATTAAACTATTATTAAATAACTGGCTATAGAATTATATTATATTCTATACTTAATTAAGACTACTTAAAAGAGAACTATCTTTTAGTAGTCTTTTTTATTAGTTATTGATTATGCCAAATTGATTAACTATGCTATAATTGTATGCTATCTAACTATTTTTTACTTTTATTTATATAATAACCTTACATTATAATTAATGATTGTAACTAAGAGCAATAATTAATATTGGAAAATTACTATGTTTAGCAGAGAAGATATACCTAGTATAGAATTTTTTAAACTTCATGGTTGTGGAAATGATTTTGTTTTTATTGACAATAGATCTCTTTTTATTCCTAAAGAAAAAATGTCTAGTTGGGCAGAGGTAATTTGTAGACGTAAGAGAGGCGTTGGAGCTGACGGTATTGCATTTTTTGAGCTATCTACAATAGCTGGTGCTGATTATATGTGGCATTTTTTTAACTCTGATGGTTCAAGAGCTGAAATGTGTGGGAATGCTAGTCGTTGTATGGGGGTATTAGCTGTTAAGATAGGTCTTGCTAATATGCAGCATACATTAAGTACGGATGCTGGGTTAATAAGTATTACTGTTGGTGATGAGTTACAGGATGCAACTGTAACTATGACAGATCCAACAAATATTTTGTTGAATGTATCTCTAGAAGTAGAAAAAGAAACACAACAAGTACATTTTGTTAACACAGGGGTACCACATCTTGTTGTATTTCATGATAATCTTATTGATTATGATATTATACCTAAAGGAAAGTTATTACGAGGACACTCTCATTTTTCTCCTGAGGGAGTAAATGTAAATTTTGTTAAGATTGAAAGTCCAAATTCTATGTTTGTAAGAACTTATGAGCGTGGTGTGGAAGATGAAACTCTAGCTTGTGGTACAGGTGTATGTGCATCTGTTATTATTGCAAATCAACTTGGGTTAGTTGGAACTAACGTCAAAGTCATGACGGCAAGTAAAGAGATAATAGAGCTTAATTTGAATAATGGAAAAGTATTAATGAAAGGACCTGTTGTTCATGTTTACACAGGACAACTGCAATTGTCAGAGCTAGGTCTTTTTTGACAATAAAAAATAAAAAAATTATTATTTTGGTAGGTTATATCTTTTAATGGAGTATGTTATGGGGCAAATACAATTTCAAGGAGCAATCACAGCACTAGTCACACCTTTTAAAAAAGGAGAGATAGATCTTGAGTGTTATCGAGAAATCATTGAATGGCAGATTGAGCAAGGTATTAATGGATTAGTTTCTTGTGGTACTACAGGAGAAAGTGCAACATTAACATATGAGGAATATAAGTTATTAATTAAAGCATGTGTTGAACAAACAAAAAGCCGCGTCCCTGTAATTGCAGGTGCTGGTTCGAATGATACAGCTAAAGCAATTCAGCTTACAAAAATTGCAAAAGAGTTAGGGGCGGATGGAGTATTACATGTTACTCCATATTATAATAAACCAACTCAAGAGGGTTTATTCCAACATTTTAAGACAATAGCAAGTCAGGAATCTATTCCTATCTTATTATACAATGTCCCAGGGCGTACTGGTTGTAACTTACTGCCTGAAACAGTTGCACGTATTGTCCAAGATATACCAGAAGTTGTTGGCATAAAAGATGCTACAGGAAATTTAGAACAATTTTCTGAAATTATTGAATTTTGTCCTATTGGGTTCCAAGTATTAACTGGTGATGATTTTACTATATTACCATCTATGATCCTAGGAGGATGTGGCGTTATTTCTGTAATATCTAATATTGTTCCAGCTATGGTTGTTGAGCTATGTTCATTAATTGAAAAAAATAAATTAGAGGAAGCACGTCAAATCCATTATAATTTAGCGCCACTATGTAGGTTAATGTTTGTTGAAACAAATCCTATCCCTGTAAAAACGGCTCTTTCTTTAATGGAGAAGTTAGAGCTTGAATTTAGGTTACCTTTAACAGAGCTTAGCCCTATAAATTTTACTAAGCTAGAGTCTACACTAAAAAATATAGGGATTATAAGTAAATAGTAATCTTTCTTTGTAGATAAGTATAGTTAAAGTAAAATAAATAGATTAGATTTGGATGTTAGTTGAGTTCTTAGTATAAGAAACTAACTATATCTAATAGCAAATTATAATAATGTACTATTAGTAACTAATGTTGTTTTATGAGATTATTAATCTATACTATTTATTATAATAAATGATACTTTATTAACTAACTTATTTATGTTATATATTAAAAAAAGTCTTATAGCATTATCTTTTGGTACCCTTGGACTGGGTATTGCAGAATTTATAATAATAGGCATATTACCTTATATTGCTACTGATTTTGGTATAACTATACCTACTGCAGGACATCTCATTTCAGCATATGCTTCTGGTGTATTTATTGGTGCTCCTTTTTTAATATTTGTTCGTCGTTATCCCCTAAAAAATATTCTATTGGCTTTAATAGTTATTATTATGTTAGGCAACCTGATAGCATCCATTGCTTTTAACTATGAGACAATGATGTTAGCTCGTTTTATTTCTGGACTTCCTCATGGATCCTATTTTGGAGTTGGTTCTATTATTGCTGAGAAGTTATCAGATAAGGGAAAATCTACAGAAGCTATTTCTATAATGATATCTGGGATGACGGTTGCTAACTTATTTGGTGTCCCATTAGGAACATTCTTAGGTGTTACGCTCTCTTGGAGAATAGGTTTTTTGATTGTTGTTGGCTGGGGACTAGTCACATTTTTTTATGTATGGCGATGGGTTCCTCAGATAGAGAATGTACCAGATACAGGCCTTAAAGGACAATTTTATTTTCTTAAAAGACTTGCACCTTGGTTACTAATTATTGCTACTATATTAGGTAATGGAGCTGTTTTTTGTTGGTATAGTTATATTATACCATTATTAACAAATGTATCAGGTTTTTCTCCTCATAGCGCAACATTGCTTATTGTTTTTGCAGGTGTGGGGATGGTAATAGGTAATTTTTTTGGTGGAGTATTGTCTGATCGTTTGATGCCAATTCGTATAGCAATTTTTATACAAGGGTTGCTCAGTATTGTCCTTATTTGTATCTTTTTTTTCTCTTATATCCCATGGGTTTCCATCTTATTGATGATATTAGGTACTGCTTGTTTATTTGCTTTAAGTAGTCCACAACAGTTATTATTAATTAAGTTTTCCAAAGGCGGAGAATTGTTAGGAACATCAAGTGCACAAATGGCTTTTAACTTGGGGAATGCTATTGGGGCATATTGTG
The sequence above is drawn from the Lawsonia intracellularis PHE/MN1-00 genome and encodes:
- a CDS encoding autotransporter outer membrane beta-barrel domain-containing protein, with the translated sequence MDKNSDMNDKEASTPNISNFLKGLVPKKLHCYLDDEQTELDINVTAIKESQKTKNPSQKSIIINCTIIHPQLREPLIFGSYTQVNQSELELLKTLVQQPITIRQLAQLGLSGAESSNKLQTAAQLTSPLGSKRKYAPVSSTETLTTRTSSSIETSSIPQSTQSASSSIITTSNLEEPVVRPKIPSTKQGKNKAPLDKPQTLVTASKRSVFSLNLQLLENLGLQKIKAIYEEGQSTLHILLQTIKDLHREGQADKELTEKYRSMLEQQVELAKFIKEKEEEEEQQQIKQVMKRHENVQDLLEMLKKNISCSTSTPEQINFDLLSLPVDQLSQLDLTTLKNIFEPVESKRRTLEDQIRQQIKEGKQVDPTLQQKYQYLVTLQTDVLMATKNFSEEKLSQLPPTSGLAYRLQEVKAITQLLKEKIPPSPKSEDGNNIQFIILEKKDDRRSETSKTTVRINQQGIQTTNTKEKTKKKNLIATLDKSSSLLETDIEPPHSSEQQSSSSSNSTKKKKKEKKTSPVKTHTFSANIPSEEVITTTSISSEQTTVQMPLEAKTLVATGDKQQPSSSSHHKQKKKQTQTSTLSSNQSLLSIHANSPSPSIESTSQQSNAMPLKTKEAIENECTPDIPRKKKEKKKHLKHTPKNPSSSIPTCCEEEKTSTSNEDSTIPYPTLNRPEFEELKIPDTPKKKPKKKKKPGLGTLVGDSLLSEGRTTSTSDTTPIQPPSGFINQDHKDKKEALKNCPLSPPDEFSDDDNTKEDSGPMYIPGVFCGNNLDLESPRPKKPHTYLPNIIGDVTSITTETLETLDIYNSPLGEGEEDNEDPQKNVGENEEIQVAVRESEQSQAQQQQQPQCTNNTGTSPLGQNTPQHPIVAQTPAQPTPLPGNGRRARRQQTRQTQLLTKKHPSTNSLIAELLPEGQFSSLQSLQFALSDTSEFISETLKSLALKAHFSSKHLSTTTHKKLQLCLNNRKTSGSLNKSTIENTNIIEALQPTKSYTVFTSINKYTTNLENKLRSAQAGIMLNFSPTTNIGLAYNFNKKEYKEYSGTQLNSSNGSVKSKSTTDGLAAIFTLNPEKKGITGTMIGFYSWGKVTNSRRVTHGEKHIVTKGSPDITLTGGLIHLGYNIPAIKTLILTPYIGCLVSNVRWSPYTEEQSPVVCKISENRENLLEKSIGLKTKWELTEYSQLQTWIVGSSGLKQTNSLSSNSMITPLFKYTISAPSYKKKYTKAEGGLSYEVQLSPTLTLDIDGILSFEKRKKIEKKQHISFHFNYYY
- a CDS encoding 23S rRNA (pseudouridine(1915)-N(3))-methyltransferase RlmH, with the translated sequence MSSKSLRLIVVGRLRIPFWRAAAEHYYKRISCWRAIYETIIKDGNSSLSVSQRKAMEGKNILAALEPIDIPICLDEKGKSISSQEFANFLRNYFENTTKRPCFIIGGAFGLDSSVCNIANDCLSLGNITFPHELARVIFLEQVYRAETLLRNIPYHH
- the lnt gene encoding apolipoprotein N-acyltransferase, with the translated sequence MKIHSSAWIIIGALGLWFGVENPICYIPGLIFFYPLSLIILGHNAPGKVDALRAGWILGLLGSSLSLYWLAVPIHTIGGLPWLLACPCVVLVGGSLGFFSGLFSFFVFCFHHIQFWQKSLMLGLVWYLIEWIKSWFFTGFPWLPFTMGFARYPVMLQCASIIGSYALSGLYVAILCLVFYSILYSQSKDIHKCSIKWPLIRALSVACILFISIVLFGYITLKTNPIDMNIQDGVTIAIIQGNDDQIVKWNPQTKYRSAQKYVRASEELLKNIFRLHEGGNTYYPDVFLWPETVILFDFKAEVEKGIHNPLTYFVNKYQIPVIFGAPGIETAGKDITIFNRLYYYSPGNYRLDCSESNKINKSLQWYDKEHLVPFGEYTPLFFNFPFLSQLLQEVGTYTPGEKVAPLLFEIKETVKKGSIACYRTISMGILICYEVIFPELARKRVAEGAQVFITVSNDSWFGHTIAPVQHLQIAQMRSIEFGRWMARAAVTGISAFIDPYGRIIDSTKIFIPTYLVGTIRPIIDNTVFFWIEPWLPTFAILVLCIMLWKNNLITHSCGHKSRGCS
- the prfB gene encoding peptide chain release factor 2 (programmed frameshift); this encodes MIQFPELKACILSLSEQFEIFWRRLDQPSYKNRLSEIEKILSAPDAWSNPEALTPILKEKSQLEADNLRFEKLHLCHTEMIDWFELVQEFLTTNESSTEFLEALTALELQVKKFQDAMEEAEMYLLLGAEEDKMDAILEIHPGAGGTEAQDWAEMLERMYLRWADLHGFSKEEMDYLPGDEAGIKSVTLRISGENAYGLLKGERGIHRLIRISPFDSSGRRHTSFASVDVIPDAGEEVVIDIKDSDLRIDVFRSSGPGGQSVNTTSSAVRITHIPTGIVAQCQNEKSQHHNKESAMRILRARLYEQEIKLRDAAKQAQYMGKEAISFGSQIRTYTMQPYRLVKDHRTNCESSDVEAVLGGQIDKFINSYLLSTYRNNSL
- a CDS encoding HU family DNA-binding protein, with product MNKSELVKSLSEQANISLDEATLVVNTFVDSMKESLLKGGRVEVRGFGSFKVKEYEGYAGRNPRTGEKVVVQPKRLPFFRAGKELKEYLNS
- the dapF gene encoding diaminopimelate epimerase, which translates into the protein MFSREDIPSIEFFKLHGCGNDFVFIDNRSLFIPKEKMSSWAEVICRRKRGVGADGIAFFELSTIAGADYMWHFFNSDGSRAEMCGNASRCMGVLAVKIGLANMQHTLSTDAGLISITVGDELQDATVTMTDPTNILLNVSLEVEKETQQVHFVNTGVPHLVVFHDNLIDYDIIPKGKLLRGHSHFSPEGVNVNFVKIESPNSMFVRTYERGVEDETLACGTGVCASVIIANQLGLVGTNVKVMTASKEIIELNLNNGKVLMKGPVVHVYTGQLQLSELGLF